In one window of Osmia lignaria lignaria isolate PbOS001 chromosome 11, iyOsmLign1, whole genome shotgun sequence DNA:
- the slmb gene encoding beta-transducin repeat containing E3 ubiquitin protein ligase slmb: MMNMETDEIIEDTNTNLQYPITILYDPTRKKELPSGISAQYGQEREMCMKLFEKWSEPEQVNFVEQLLARMCHYQHGHINAYLKPMLQRDFISLLPKKGLDHVAESILSYLDADSLIAAELVCKEWHRVISEGMLWKKLIERKVRTDSVWRGLAERRGWIQYLFKPRPGESHPNHNFYRSLYPKIVKDIDSIDNNWKMGRFNLQRINCRSENSKGVYCLQYDDQKIVSGLRDNTIKIWDRSTLQCIKVLTGHTGSVLCLQYDDKAIISGSSDSTVRVWDANTGEMVNTLIHHCEAVLHLRFSNGMMVTCSKDRSIAVWDMTSQTEIALRRVLVGHRAAVNVVDFDEKYIVSASGDRTIKVWNTSTCEFVRTLNGHKRGIACLQYRDCLVVSGSSDNTIRLWDIECGACLRVLEGHEELVRCIRFDSKHIVSGAYDGKIKVWDLVAALDPRALANSLCLRTLVEHTGRVFRLQFDEFQIVSSSHDDTILIWDFLNFNPSNGSVSCGPAAINASGVNQSDTRSPSPFE, translated from the exons taTCCCATAACAATACTTTATGATCCTACCCGCAAGAAAGAACTACCTTCAGGAATATCTGCACAATATGGACAAGAAAGGGAAATGTgtatgaaattatttgaaaaatggagTGAACCAGAACAAGTTAATTTTGTTGAGCAGTTATTAGCTAGAATGTGTCATTACCAGCATGGACACATTAATGCCTATCTAAAGCCTATGTTGCAAAgggattttatttctttattaccAA aaAAGGGATTGGATCATGTGGCAGAAAGTATCCTTTCCTATCTTGATGCAGACTCGTTAATTGCTGCAGAATTAGTATGTAAAGAATGGCATAGAGTAATCAGCGAAGGAATGCtttggaaaaaattaattgaacgtaAAGTTCGGACCGATTCAGTTTGGAGAGGTCTTGCTGAAAGAAGAGGATG GATTCAGTATTTATTTAAACCAAGACCAGGAGAGAGCCATCCAAATCACAATTTTTATAGATCTCTTTACCCTAAAATAGTTAAAGATATCGATAGTATAGATAATAATTGGAAAATGGGAAGATTTAATCTCCAAAGAATAAACTGTAGAAGTGAAAATTCAAAAGGTGTCTACTGTTTGCAATATGACGATCAAAAAATAGTTTCTGGTCTTAGAgataatacaattaaaatttgggACAGAAGTACACTACAATGTATTAAAGTCTTAACAGGACATACTGGTTCTGTCTTATGTTTACAATATGATGATAAAGCAATAATATCTGGTTCCTCTGATAGCACTGTAAGAGTTTGGGATGCTAACACTGGAGAAATGGTTAACACATTGATACATCACTGTGAAGCAGTTTTACATCTTAGATTTAGCAATGGCATGATGGTCACTTGTTCAAAG GATCGTTCAATTGCGGTATGGGACATGACATCGCAAACGGAAATTGCATTAAGAAGAGTATTAGTGGGACATAGGGCAGCAGTGAATGTTGTTGATtttgatgaaaaatatatagtttcTGCTAGTGGTGATAGGACTATCAAAGTATGGAATACATCTACTTGCGAATTTGTGCGAACATTAAATGGACATAAACGGGGTATAGCGTGTTTACAATATAGGGACTGCTTAGTAGTTAGTGGTAGCAGTGATAACACAATCAGATTGTGGGATATTGAATGTGGTGCGTGCTTGCGTGTCTTAGAAGGACACGAAGAGTTGGTTAGATGTATTAGATTTGATAGCAAGCACATAGTCAGTGGAGCTTATGATGG AAAAATTAAAGTATGGGATTTAGTAGCAGCATTAGATCCACGTGCTTTAGCTAATTCACTTTGTCTACGTACATTAGTG GAACACACGGGGCGTGTATTTCGTCTTCAGTTTGATGAATTCCAGATAGTATCATCATCGCACGATGATACCATATTAATTtgggattttttaaattttaatccatCCAATGGATCCGTGTCTTGTGGGCCTGCAGCAATAAATGCATCAGGTGTGAATCAATCTGACACTAGATCTCCATCTC CATTTGAGTGA